The sequence CAGGAGGCGCGGCGCCTCATGCTGGAAGAGCGTCTCGACGCAGGCGACGCAGGCCACCAGGTCGGCTATGACAGCCAGGCGCAATTCAGCCGCGAATATGCCCGTCACTTCGGCGAGCCCCCGATGCGCGATATCGGCCGCGTTCGGCGCAGTCTGGTCGGCCGGCTGGGCAGCGAGCCTGAGATGCTGAGCGAGGCCTAGGTCACTCGTTCGGAGCGGGATGCGGGTGGAAAACAGGACACACTTTCATCCCGCTCCTTACCAGCCTTCTTCGAGCACTCTTGCCAGCATGTCCGCGAAGAAATCGGCACTCTCCCGGCTGAGGCAAAGTGGCGGCTTGATCTTCAAGACATTGAGGTGGTCGCCGGTCGGCTGCATGATGACGCCGAGCTCGAGAAGCCGGTTGCAGATGGCCGCCGTCTCTTCCGTCGCGGGCTCGAGCGTTTCGCGGTCGCGGATGAATTCGACACCGAGATAAAGCCCTATGCCGTGAACGGCGCCGATGATCGGAACCCGTTCGCCGAGCGCCTCCAGCCGCGCCTTGAGATGGTCGCCGACCGTGCGGGCGTGCTCTTGCAGGGCTTCATCGTGAAGAATGTCGAGAACAGTCAGCCCGACGACGCAACTCACGGGGCTGCCGCCTGCGGAGGAGAAGAAGTAGCCTTCCTTTTCCAGCGCATCGGCGATTTCGCGCCGGGTAATGACGGCGCCAAGGGGATGACCGTTGCCCATGCCCTTGGCGACGGTGATGATATCCGGAACGACGCCTTGTTCCTCAAAGCCCCAGAAATAGTGCCCGAGGCGACCGTAACCGACCTGCACCTCGTCGGCGATGCAGACACCGCCCTTTCCCCTGACCATCGCGTAGACGGCTTCAAGATATCCGGGCGGCAGGGGGATGCCGCCGGCATTGCCGTAAACGCATTCGCAGATGAAGCCGGCGAGGCTTGCGTCCTTTTCATCGAGTTCCTTGAGCTTCTGAGCAACCGTCTCGACATAGTCGCGGGTCGATCCCTCCCCGCGAAACGGCCCGCGATATGTATTCGGTGAAACGACCGGGTGCACCCAGTCCGGCCGTGTGGTCAACGCCTCGGGGTTGTCGGCGATCGAGGTCGAGACCGCATCGCTCGCCACCGTCCACCCGTGATAGGCCTCCAGCAAAGAGAGCATGTTGCGCGCGCCGGAGTAGGCCCAGGCGAGCCGAATGGAGAGATCGTTCGCCTCCGATCCGCTATTGACCAGAAAAACCGTGTCGAGCCCTTCCGGCGCCAGTTCCGCGAGCCGCTCCGAGAACTCGGTGACCGCCGCATAGTGAAAGCGTGAATTGGTGTTGAGCAGCGACCATTGCCGGCCGACCGCAGCGGAAAGACGGGGATGTCCGTGGCCAAGGATCGTAACGTTGTTGACCATATCGAGATAGGCGCGCCCCTCGACGTCGAAGAGGTGCTCCTTCCAGCCGCGCTCGATCTGCGGCGGCTGCCGATAGTAGTTCTTCTGCGGCCGCGCGAAATGGCGACGCCGCCGCTCCAGGAGCTCTACCGCCGCGGGCGGGGCCGCGTCGCAATCGAAACCCAGGAACTGCGCCGGCGACGGGCAGAGCGCACGCCATGCTTCCCTCTGGTGCGCGGCGGCAAAGGGCGGCGGATCTATGTCCGCCTCCGTGCAAAGTTGCACGCGCATGAACCCGACTTTCTCGGAATCGCCGAAAATGACGCCAATCCGAACACCGGCTTCGACGGTCACCTCCTCGGTATCGGCCGGGTCGACGCCGAGCAGGTGAAGATGAAGGCCGTCGGTCGAGAGGATCAGTTTCCCGCCGCGCTGCTGGACGCGACCGGCAAAGGGTGCGTGGACCGGCGTTTGCCCATGCAGGCACAGATCGACATGCAGGGCGAAGGTCTGAGGCGCCTTCGCTTGCAGGAGCCGCGTTTCGGTGAGCCGGAATTCGCTGTAGCGCGTGGCGGCAGCGCCGGCGGCTCGCGCGGCCGACTGCAGCAGCAGCGCTTCCGTGTCTTCGTAGTGCCAGCGGTCGGCGGGAAGGTGCGGCCCGAGCAATGAGAGATCGACGATGCCGACGCTTGCGGGATCGATATCCGGCAGCAGACGCCCCTCCAGCTCGGGGGCGGCCTGTTCCGTTTCCTTGCCGACGGCCTGATGAATCGCGTGGTCCATGAGCTGGAAGGGCACTGAGACCGCCACGTCGAAGATTTCGCGTTCATGGGCGGCATTGCCCTGAACATAGGTGTTGTCCGGATCGATCTCGAGCTGCTGTTCGGTGCTTGCGACCAGAACGCCCGCTCTTGCGACGATCAGCGGCCAGAGCGCCTTCAGTTCGGGACCGGTCAAAGGGCAGACGGCATGAAATGCCTTCACCGCCGGCAGGATGAAGAACGGATCGCCAGCCGCATGGTGAAGCAGCGATGCGCAGGTCACCGCCAGATCGGCGACGACCCATCCCTTCAGAACATCGCCGAAATCGATGACGCCCTCGGGAACGAGGCGGCCGCTCGCTTCTGCCCTGCTGACGACATTGTCGTCGGTGACATCCTGATGGATCGTCTGCAAGCGCAGCTCCGGCACGAGCGGCTGCACGCGGCGCATGGCACCGACCATCGCTTCGGCTATGCGCTTGCGAAGCTCCACGTCGGTCATTGTCGACAGCAGATGAAGCGCGACCGGCCCTGCTCGCCGCAGGTCCCACTGCAGTTCCCGGTCAAGCCCCGGATGGTCTAAGTCCTGGAGCGCGACCGCAAGCCGGCCGGCGACGTCGCCGAGCGCCGCCACCGTTTCTTCCGGCAGGTGCTTGCGCCGGGTCAACGGCACGCCGTCGAGATAACTCAGCAGCCGGAACTGATAAGGCTCCTCGCCGACGACGGCGGTGACGATTTCCTCACCGTTGACCGCCGGCACGACGCTTGGCACCTTCGGTGCGTCGGGCTTGGCTCCGACATGGCGCAAAGCTGCGTTCTGCGCTTCGAGTTCGAGCCGCGCATATTCCATCCTGCAGATCTTGAGAACGAAACGGCCCTCGTCCGTGTCGACCCGGTAGTTTTGATCCTGTTGGCTGCCAAGTTCGATGAGATCGCCAGAAAGACCATAATGCTCCGACAGGACCACCTTCGCCTCTTCGGCCGATACATTCGGCCTTGGGAGCTCTGTGCGGCGCTTGAGCGTTTCCTCTTCCATCATTCCGTTCCCGTCCGTCTCAAAGCGTCTTACTGTGAAACGCCCTCCAGACGATAGCGCGTGCCGGGATAAAGCAGCCGCGCGGTCGTTACATTCGCAGTGTCCGACCAGGTGCGGCGTCGGATCATCAGGCAGGGTTCGTTGCGGCCGATCGCCAGAAGCTTGGATTCCCAAGGCTTCGGCGACACCGCCTCGACGATCTGCTCGGTGCGGGTGATCGGCGCAACAAGTGTCAGATAGGCGTTCGGAGTCATGCTGCGAAAGTCCTGTCCCAGATAATTGGGGCAGATCGAGGGATTGACGAAGCGATCCTCGATCTGAATCGGTACATCGTTCTCGCAATGAACGATGATCGAGTGGAAAACCCGCGCCCCGGTCGCAAGACCGAGTGCGTCGCCGACGTCGGGGCTCGCGTGCTCCTCCTGCAGGAGATTGATTCGCGACGTGTGCCGGTGCCCCCGCTCGCGGATTTCGTCGGCGATGTTGCGGACTTCGAGCAGCGCGGTGCTGCCCTTGTGCGCAGCAACGAAAGATCCGACCCCCTGCACGCGCGTGATTGCACCCTCGCTCGCAAGCTCACGCAAGGCGCGGTTGGCGGTCATCCGGCTGACGCCGAGATCCGCAACGATATCGTTTTCGGAGGGTATGCGGTGGTGTGCAGGCCACTCGCCGCTTTCGATACGACTGCGGATGAACTGCTTTACCGCTTCGTAACGCGGCACCGGTCCATTCTCGAAATTGGAAATATCGCTCTTGCGCCCCACTGCCGTCATTCGGTGCTCCATTCCGCCGGTGCCAGACCGGCGGCCCCGGCACTCATCGATTCTTTTCGTCCATTTTCAAGTTGCACGCCATTATAAAATATCTATAGTTCCATATACAACCACGTACAGGAATGCGGATGACGACTTTTCCCGTTCAGCGGCTCTTCGCCGAGCAGATACTCCTGTCGACCGGCTGGGCGGAGAATGTCGCCCTCACTCTTGATGGCGGCGGACGGATCGCAGCTTTAGTGCCGGGCCAGTTGCCGGCGGCGGGAGATGAGCGCCTTTCCGGCCCGGTCGTTCCCGCAATTGCGAACCTGCACTCCCATGCCTTCCAACGCGCCATGGCCGGCCTCGCCGAGGTGGCGGGAAGCGGCGACGACAGCTTCTGGACCTGGCGCGAGAAAATGTACCGCACTGTCGCCCTCGTCGATCCTGACGACGTCGAGGCAATTGCCGCCAAGCTTTACATGGAGATGTTAAAGGGGGGCTTCGGCCGCGTCGCCGAATTCCACTACCTTCACCATAGGGCGGATGGCAGCGCCTATGCCGATCCGGCGGAGATGTCGCTCCGCATTCTCAGGGCGGCGGAGGCAACGGGCATCGGCCTCACGCATCTGCCGGTCTTCTACGCGCATGCCAATTTTGGCGGTGTCGCGCCCAATCCGGGCCAGCGCCCCTTCCTCCACGGCCCCGATCGTTTTCTCGCGCTTCTCAACCGCCTCGTCCCGGCCTGCGCGAGAGCGGGAGCTGAGCTCGGCTTTGCCATCCATTCGCTCCGCGCCGCCACATCGGACGAAATGCGCACGATCTTCGCTTCGGCTCCCGTTACCGGACCGATCCACATTCATGTTGCCGAACAAACCCGCGAGGTCGAGGATTGTCTTGCCTGGAGCGGCCGCCGCCCAGTCGAGTGGCTGCTCGACGAAATGCCGGTCGACCAGCGCTGGTGCGCCATTCATGCAACGCATATGACGCCGGAGGAGACGCATGGGCTCGCCAAAGCGGGGGCGGTTGCCGGCCTCTGCCCTGCGACCGAGGCCAATCTTGGCGACGGCATCTTTCCGGCGGTCGATTTCGTTGCCGCGGGTGGGCGTTTCGGCGTCGGCACCGACAGCCACGTCGCAACGAGCGTGGCCGAGGAACTGCGGCTCCTCGAATACGGTCAGCGGCTGCGCGACCGTAAACGCAACCGGCTTGCGGCCGGCCCGGGCACGTCCGTCGGTCGTACGATTTTTGATATGGCCCTTGCTGGCGGCGCACAGGCGGCCGGCATCGGCGCGGGACGCATCGAGGTCGGCGCGCGCGCGGACCTCGTGGTCCTTAGCGGCGCCAACCCGTATATCGCCGCCGCCGCCGGCAACCAAATCCTCGACCGCTGGCTCTTTGCGCTCGGCGGCGATGCGATCAGCGACGTCATGGTCGCTGGCCGATGGAAGATCCGCAATGGACGCCATGACCGGGAGGAAGATATCGACCGCGCCTTTGGGCGGGTTCTGAACAAGTTGAGATAGCAATCGCAGCGACGATCAAAAAAGGGGAAATGCATGTCGATCAGCACAATGAAACTCACCTTCGCTGCCGCCGGCCTGATGCTGGCGGCGTCCACCGGCAGTGCCAGCGCCTCCTATTGCGGCGATGGCAAGACGGTGACCTTCGCCGGCATCGATTGGGAAAGCGGCGCCTTCATCACCGAAGTCATGAAGACGATCCTCTCCAAAGGTTACGACTGTCAGGTCGATTCCATTCCCGGCAATTCCGTAACGCTCGAGCAGGCGACCGCCAACAACGATGTCCAGATTTTTGCGGAAGAATGGCTCGGCCGCTCGGATATCTGGAACAAGGCGGTGGAGGAAAAGAAGGTCGTCGCTGTCGGCAAGACCTTCGTCGGCGCCAGCGAAGGGTGGTTCGTGCCGGACTACCTCGTTCACGGCGACCCCGCTCGCAACATCGAGGCCAAGGCGCCGGATCTCAAAAGCGTTTCCCAGCTTTCCGACCCCAAGATCGTCGAAATTTTTGCCGATCCGGAGGAACCGTCCAAGGGTCGGTTCCTGAACTGCCCGTCCGGCTGGACTTGCGAAGGTGTCAGCACCGCCAAGCTCGAAGCTTATAAACTTGGTGAGGCCTATGTGAACTTCCGCCCGGGTACGGGTACGGCGCTCGATGCCGCGATCACGTCCGCCTATCTCCAGGGAGAGCCGGTCCTTTTCTACTACTGGTCACCGACCGCGATCATGGGCAAGTTCAAGCTCGTCCAGCTCGGAGAGCCCGCTTACAACGAAGCTTGCTGGAAAGAACTGAGCAGCGCTAACGGCAAGCGCGACCAAGGCTGCGCCTTTCCCTCCGTCGATGTCGCTTACGGGGTAAACAGCACCTTCGCGTCGGAGGCTCCCGAGATCGTCGATATCCTCGAAAAAGCGACATTTCCGCTCGAGGAAGTCAACGGCAGCCTTGCCTATATGACCGACAACAAGGTGGACGCCACGGCCGCTGCTGCCGAGTTCCTGAAGACCAAAGGCGACATCTGGGGCAAGTGGGTCTCTGACGAGGCGCGCACCAAGATCGAAGCAAGCCTGAAGTAATGCGGCTCTTCCGGCCTGCAATCGCCTCCGCGCTCCGATCATGTTGGAGGACGCGACGATCGCAGGCCGCAAGGCTCTTCCCCCAGGGCAGGCAGGCCTGCGGCTCACCGCCGGTCGCCTGATCAAGGAACGCTATCCGATGTTTCCGGACTCTCTCAATCTCTCCATCCGCGCACCGGTGAACGAGTTCATCCAGACGCTGGTCACCAATTACGGCTGGGTGTTCAAGGCGATCAGCGCCGTTATCCTGAAAGCCGTGCTGTTCATCGAATGGATCCTGCGCGGCCTGCCCTGGTGGCTCGTCATTCTCGCCTTCATGGCGCTTGCCTGGCAAAGCTCGAAGCGCTGGTCGTTGACGGTTGCGGTCGGCGCGCTGCTCCTCGCCGTCGGCGTTCTCGGCCTCTGGGATCTGACGATGCAGACGCTGGCGCTGATGCTGATGGCGACCATCGTCTCTGTGATCATCGGCGTGCCGATGGGCATCCTCGTCGCCAAGAGCCGCACTGTCCGCAATATCACGTTACCCGTGCTCGACGTGATGCAGACCATGCCGAGCTTCGTCTATCTGATCCCGGCGCTGATGCTCTTTGGTCTTGGCAAGGTGCCGGCGATCCTTGCCACCATCATTTATGCCGTGCCGCCGCTGATCCGCCTCACCGACCTCGGCATCCGCCAAGTCGATGGGGAGGTGGTCGAAGCGGCAACGGCCTTCGGCGGCAGCCCGACGCAGATTCTCTTCGGAGTCGAACTGCCGCTCGCGACACCGACCATCATGGCTGGGCTCAACCAGACGATCATGATGGCGCTGTCGATGGTCGTCGTCGCCTCGATGATCGGCGCGCGCGGCCTCGGCGAACAGGTGCTGAACGGCATTCAGACGCTCGATGTCGGCAAGGGCCTCGAGGCCGGCATCGGCATCGTCATTCTCGCAATCGTGCTCGACCGCATCACGCAGGGCTTCGGCAAAGCCCGCACGGAGGACGCCCGCAATGGCTGATATCGAGATCCGCAACGTCTACAAGATTTTCGGGCACGACGTGAAAACGGCCCTTGCCATGGCCAGGGCCGGCTCCGACAAGGCCGACATTCTCGCCCGTTCCGGCTGCAGCGTCGGTCTCAACAATGTCAGCATGAAGATCGGGGCCGGCAAGATCTTCGTCATCATGGGGCTTTCCGGTTCCGGCAAATCGACGCTGGTGCGCCACATCAACCGACTGATCGAACCGACGAGCGGTGAGGTCGTCTTCGATGGCAGCAACATCCTCAGCCTCGGCGCGAAGGCGCTGCGGGCCTTTCGCATGCGGCGCGTCAGCATGGTGTTTCAGAGCTTTGCCCTGATGCCGCACCGGACCGTGCTTCAGAACGTCGTCTACGGCCAGCGCGTGCGCGGCATGTCGAAAGCCGACGCCCGCGAGATCGGCATGAAGTGGATCGAGACGGTCGGCCTTTCCGGCTATGACGCCAAATTCCCGCATCAGCTTTCC is a genomic window of Sinorhizobium numidicum containing:
- a CDS encoding ABC transporter permease yields the protein MFPDSLNLSIRAPVNEFIQTLVTNYGWVFKAISAVILKAVLFIEWILRGLPWWLVILAFMALAWQSSKRWSLTVAVGALLLAVGVLGLWDLTMQTLALMLMATIVSVIIGVPMGILVAKSRTVRNITLPVLDVMQTMPSFVYLIPALMLFGLGKVPAILATIIYAVPPLIRLTDLGIRQVDGEVVEAATAFGGSPTQILFGVELPLATPTIMAGLNQTIMMALSMVVVASMIGARGLGEQVLNGIQTLDVGKGLEAGIGIVILAIVLDRITQGFGKARTEDARNG
- a CDS encoding ABC transporter substrate-binding protein — protein: MSISTMKLTFAAAGLMLAASTGSASASYCGDGKTVTFAGIDWESGAFITEVMKTILSKGYDCQVDSIPGNSVTLEQATANNDVQIFAEEWLGRSDIWNKAVEEKKVVAVGKTFVGASEGWFVPDYLVHGDPARNIEAKAPDLKSVSQLSDPKIVEIFADPEEPSKGRFLNCPSGWTCEGVSTAKLEAYKLGEAYVNFRPGTGTALDAAITSAYLQGEPVLFYYWSPTAIMGKFKLVQLGEPAYNEACWKELSSANGKRDQGCAFPSVDVAYGVNSTFASEAPEIVDILEKATFPLEEVNGSLAYMTDNKVDATAAAAEFLKTKGDIWGKWVSDEARTKIEASLK
- the hutF gene encoding formimidoylglutamate deiminase is translated as MTTFPVQRLFAEQILLSTGWAENVALTLDGGGRIAALVPGQLPAAGDERLSGPVVPAIANLHSHAFQRAMAGLAEVAGSGDDSFWTWREKMYRTVALVDPDDVEAIAAKLYMEMLKGGFGRVAEFHYLHHRADGSAYADPAEMSLRILRAAEATGIGLTHLPVFYAHANFGGVAPNPGQRPFLHGPDRFLALLNRLVPACARAGAELGFAIHSLRAATSDEMRTIFASAPVTGPIHIHVAEQTREVEDCLAWSGRRPVEWLLDEMPVDQRWCAIHATHMTPEETHGLAKAGAVAGLCPATEANLGDGIFPAVDFVAAGGRFGVGTDSHVATSVAEELRLLEYGQRLRDRKRNRLAAGPGTSVGRTIFDMALAGGAQAAGIGAGRIEVGARADLVVLSGANPYIAAAAGNQILDRWLFALGGDAISDVMVAGRWKIRNGRHDREEDIDRAFGRVLNKLR
- the hutC gene encoding histidine utilization repressor; the protein is MTAVGRKSDISNFENGPVPRYEAVKQFIRSRIESGEWPAHHRIPSENDIVADLGVSRMTANRALRELASEGAITRVQGVGSFVAAHKGSTALLEVRNIADEIRERGHRHTSRINLLQEEHASPDVGDALGLATGARVFHSIIVHCENDVPIQIEDRFVNPSICPNYLGQDFRSMTPNAYLTLVAPITRTEQIVEAVSPKPWESKLLAIGRNEPCLMIRRRTWSDTANVTTARLLYPGTRYRLEGVSQ
- a CDS encoding quaternary amine ABC transporter ATP-binding protein: MADIEIRNVYKIFGHDVKTALAMARAGSDKADILARSGCSVGLNNVSMKIGAGKIFVIMGLSGSGKSTLVRHINRLIEPTSGEVVFDGSNILSLGAKALRAFRMRRVSMVFQSFALMPHRTVLQNVVYGQRVRGMSKADAREIGMKWIETVGLSGYDAKFPHQLSGGMKQRVGLARALAADTDVILMDEAFSALDPLIRADMQDQLLQLQQNLSKTIVFITHDLDEALRIGSEIAILKDGQVVQVGTPDDILDNPANDYVARFVQRRQGRPAPHG
- a CDS encoding aminotransferase, yielding MMEEETLKRRTELPRPNVSAEEAKVVLSEHYGLSGDLIELGSQQDQNYRVDTDEGRFVLKICRMEYARLELEAQNAALRHVGAKPDAPKVPSVVPAVNGEEIVTAVVGEEPYQFRLLSYLDGVPLTRRKHLPEETVAALGDVAGRLAVALQDLDHPGLDRELQWDLRRAGPVALHLLSTMTDVELRKRIAEAMVGAMRRVQPLVPELRLQTIHQDVTDDNVVSRAEASGRLVPEGVIDFGDVLKGWVVADLAVTCASLLHHAAGDPFFILPAVKAFHAVCPLTGPELKALWPLIVARAGVLVASTEQQLEIDPDNTYVQGNAAHEREIFDVAVSVPFQLMDHAIHQAVGKETEQAAPELEGRLLPDIDPASVGIVDLSLLGPHLPADRWHYEDTEALLLQSAARAAGAAATRYSEFRLTETRLLQAKAPQTFALHVDLCLHGQTPVHAPFAGRVQQRGGKLILSTDGLHLHLLGVDPADTEEVTVEAGVRIGVIFGDSEKVGFMRVQLCTEADIDPPPFAAAHQREAWRALCPSPAQFLGFDCDAAPPAAVELLERRRRHFARPQKNYYRQPPQIERGWKEHLFDVEGRAYLDMVNNVTILGHGHPRLSAAVGRQWSLLNTNSRFHYAAVTEFSERLAELAPEGLDTVFLVNSGSEANDLSIRLAWAYSGARNMLSLLEAYHGWTVASDAVSTSIADNPEALTTRPDWVHPVVSPNTYRGPFRGEGSTRDYVETVAQKLKELDEKDASLAGFICECVYGNAGGIPLPPGYLEAVYAMVRGKGGVCIADEVQVGYGRLGHYFWGFEEQGVVPDIITVAKGMGNGHPLGAVITRREIADALEKEGYFFSSAGGSPVSCVVGLTVLDILHDEALQEHARTVGDHLKARLEALGERVPIIGAVHGIGLYLGVEFIRDRETLEPATEETAAICNRLLELGVIMQPTGDHLNVLKIKPPLCLSRESADFFADMLARVLEEGW